tctagaatggctggccagcgagctctGGACACCCACCTTTGCCCACCCatgtgtgctggggttacaggaatgtgccaccatcccTTGGTTTTCCATGGGTTCTAGGGTCCCAAAGCCATGTCCTCATGTTTTCACGATTGATTTATGTGGCAATttacccactgcaccatctcctcggttccattttctcatttttattcagtctggcaCCCCAGACTGCAGAATGGTGCCACCTATATTGagagtgagtcttcccacctccattagCTCCTTACAGATGTGCCCAGAAGCTTGTGGTGGTTCTCGATCacgtcaagttgacaatattaaccattcCCGATGTCGACTGTGACAGGGATGTTTAGCGCTTCGGAGACCTGCAGAATGCAAAAGCCCCaggcagcagtgtgtgtgtgtgggggggggcagacagcGAATGGAGGGCTCAGGGAGGAGATTCTGAGGTGGCTGGGGACCATACCTGACAGGTGACGGGATGTGGGAGCCCAGCATTCAGGGGAAGTGGTGCGGGGAACTGTGAGATGGGAGGAGATATCAGGCGAGGCAAAGGGTGTGGGGGATGTAACGCACTTGGTAGAGTGCATGCCTGCCCCTGGGGTTGATCCTGGCACCAGATAAAACTGGGTGTGGCAGTACACGCTTTtggtcctagcactcgggagacagaggcatagGGTCAAGAGCCCAGGGTCACCTTTGGCTATGGATCaacatcaaggccagcctggactacagagtgaccCTGGTTCAAACTAAGAAAATAAGAGCCCctgaggtggttcagtgggtaaaagtgcttgtctccaagcctggcagcctgcgTCCATCcatgggacccatgtggtggaaggtgagaacaaacttccccaagttgtcctctgatgtacATAAGCACCCATGGCATGGTACCCCtctcccctttaatcccagcactcggaaagtagaagcaggtggatcgcTGTAAGTTTGAGACCGCCCTGATCTACATAACCGGCACCAAGCCAGCCAATTTCCAggccacagtgagaccttgtctcaagaaaaagaaaacagtaaataaaaattaccaTATACCAAGGGAAAGAAACAGACCCCAAAGCCAACCAAATACGATTATATTTCTATGAAATGTCCAGATATCCATGGAGCAGAAAGAAGACAGTGGTTTAAAAGAGCTTAGAGATAGGAATGGGAATGACTTCTAATGTGTTGGGAGGGGAGGTGAAGGGTAATCAAAACAAATTGGAACTAGGAAGGAGTGATAAATATATTGACCACCTTTTAAGGTGTAAATAACAGCTGtgaatttcatatacatatataattttttttctgtactctTGGATACCTGTCTCTCTGCCAGTCCCCTAAAAcattctctgcctttctctcccgCAGTAAGCAGCGACCCAAGGATTTAAGATAACATAATACAGGAGACTCGATCTACCAACAAGTTGTCCAGAAGCCCAGTGGGGCCAGGTACCCCTGAGACCCGGAAGATCTGGACCTGGAAGAGTGGGTCTCAGGAACCAGGAGtcatcctccctttcctccttccctcacaGGCCCACGGGGTGCTGCGCACCCCGGACTGTAAGATGCGGACTGCTGAGAACACCGTGTGTGGTGTGGCGGCGAATCCTCCCTCTCCCGTAGAGCCCAGAGCtagatatacatttatatattggGGAGGGTCGGGCGGGGCAGATGTCAGGGAGAAGCTCAGCTTTGCAGGGATTAAAAGTCTTAGTCTGAGACTCAAAGCCCAGACTTGGTGCCTTGTTAATGTGCGTGCGCTCGAGCGCACGGGTCCCCCGCCAGGGGGTGTCCCtcgaggaagaggggaaggggcgTCCACTGGCCCCGCCCCCACACCACAGAGGGCTCCTATTGGCTGGGACTGCCCGGGGGCCAGCCAATCCGCCCTGAGGGTCGTGGTCTCCCTGCGCTTTGGGGACCCGCCCTCACTCCTCCAGCTAAACGCAGCAGGTGGACGCCCCGCAGCTCTGCTGCCCAGCTCCGTTCGTCCTCATCCGTCTGGTGAGGGCAAGGTGGGCTGGGTTTGGAGTGGGTCAGGAGCTGGGAAAGGTCGGAGTGAGGGGCGCCCCTTAAGCCCCACGGAGCCCCGCACCCCTTCCTGCAGATGCCGACCTTTCCGTGGATGTTGGATGTTGAAGCCCAGATGCCCCCTCCGGGCGAGTGGAAAACGCCCCCCTTCGACCCGCGCTTCCCTAACCAGAACCAGACGCGTAACTGCTACCAGAATTTTCTGGGTGAGACCGTTTGGGCCAGATTAGAGGGGAGGCCCCCGCCTGGAGACCCTCGGAGACCGTTGGAACGGGAGGCTAGGTCCTGGCCCGCAGGGGCGGGGCCTGCCCCGAAGTGGGTGGGGCTGAGCCGTGGGAGGGCGGGGCCTGGAGTGGAGGAGGCTGCCTGTCTGGAGGCAGAAAGTTGGCGGGCTTGGAGTGAAATGGACTGAGCCAGGAGGGGATGGAGCCTTGTCAGTAAAGGGCAAGACTAGGAGTGAGGGGACTAAGTCATGGAGCGGGCCCGAGGTGAAGGGAGGCCCCTGATCTGGAGCCAGCTGGAACTGAGTCCTGGAGGGGCAAGATGAAGCCGACAGCCAGAAGGAACCGGACCTCGCCAGGTGGTAGAGCTCAGTCGAGATGGGAGTTTGTCGGGGGGCAGGCTGTAGTGGGAAGGAGGAGCCCTGTTGGTTGGAACTGAGTCCTGGAAGGGCCGGGCGGCCGTAAGTAAGTAGGGTGGGGCCAATGCCTAGAAGGGCGTGGTGTGGCACGGTCTTGACTGGGCGTGGCTTGCACCCCCACCCCGAGGCCCTCTGCAGACTACCACCGGTGCGTGAAGAGCATGAGCCGCCGCGGGAAGAACACACAGCCCTGCGAGTACTATTACCGCGTGTTCCATTCCCTGTGTCCCATCAGCTGGGTGAGAGGGCGGGGCCGGCCTGAGGGCGCAGCAGGGCTGTTGGAGAGGGGTGGTGGGCTCAGACACAGGCTGAGCAGACGCTGGGGTCCCCTCTGCCGCTCCAGGTGCAGCGCTGGACCGAGCAAATCAAGCAGGGGACTTTCCCGGGCAAAATCTGACTGTGCACTTGAGCGCTGCTCCCCTGGAGGCATCAGCCCCCAGTGACCTCCGTCCTCTGACCCCAGCCTGGGTCACCCACCTCCACTCTGTCTCTACGCCACAAATAAAGTTATGGTGCTGctaatgtttgttttctttctggttttgtgtttttgagacagagtctctctcactaaccctggaactcactgatgaGCTAGACGAGCTGGGATCCCCTTGTCTCTGACTCCCCAGCACTGCGATTACAGCCTCGGCTTCTGCACCAGGCTTTTTATGTGcatgctggggatccagactgaGGCCGTCATGCATGCTTGGCAGGTGCTGCGCCCCCTAACACCGCTTCTTTTGGTCCTGAGGGCAAGGATTGCTGCCCCAGAGTTGAGGCAGTCAAGGCCCCCAGGCAGGCAGAAACAAGCTCAGGGTTCTTGAGTCCTGCCCTGATCGTGAAGTCAAGAGCTCAGCATTTaaggtagcccatgcctttagtccagCGCTCCACGCACATTGACATCTGTGAATCTGAAGCTAGCTTGGttctacgtagtgagttcaaagccaaccaaGACTACAATACAATGAAACCCtgaccaaaaaacaaaccaataaacaaaaatcacaacaaaGACTCTTCCACCAACAGGGTCCCAGGGTGCTTGTTTGTCAGTCATCACACCTCCCTGTTACCCTTCTTCAAATGCCCACTTctcagcctcctcccctcctgcaGGGCCGTCTTGGCTATCATATCCACCCATCCAGCCCCTGGTCCTGAGGAGTCTTCATTCCATGACCCAGTGCTGACCCACTGATCCCTGACCACCCTGCTCTGACACCTATCGGCTTTCTGTCATGATTTGTCTTCACTGGTCCCATTTCCCTCCAAACACACCCTGTCCCCACCACAAGAGCCCTCTTGTCCCAACAGGGCCCCAGAGACTTCTCCATCCTTCAGCAGCCCCACAGCCTGGCACAGCAGCAGCCTCTGATTTAAAAAAGGTTGTGTATGAATAAGAtattcatgtatgtacatatacccGATGagtggtgcccatggaggccagaagccggccctggatctcctggaacttggAACAGCAAAtgttgttaaccactgagccatctctccagcacctaccCCCTTTGATTTCTAATGCAGGTCTACCCTGTGCTCATCTGGGGCCATCTGTCCTTTTCTCCATAGGTGACACTTGGGATTTTCCTACTGACCCCTTCAGCACACTCCACACTTCCGTCTTAATCATTCTTTGCTCTTTCCGATCTTTTCCAATCAGCAGCCAATCACTCTGGTTCCAGAGACTCCTTGGCATATCTTCCAAACATAAGGAATGCCATCCtcctctttatgtagtcctggctgatcttgaacccacagagatccatctacccaTGTCTGCCGCCTGTGCACCACACCACCCTGCCCGGCTGACTCCATAGccccctttttaaaatgtatgagtaggtgggtgggtgctggTGAGAGGTGGCCACCAGATGTCCATAGTCACTGGATGGAGAATGTAAGCAGCCCGACGCCAGGTCCTCTCGAAGAACGGCAAGGACTAAGCCTCCTCTCTATCCTGAAGTCAACCTGTTGgtttattgttttgagataggtctcatgtagccaggatagccttgaactctcaatcctcctgcccctaTTTCCCACATGTTGCGACGATAGCCACCAAGCCCAGCACCAGTAACCCTTAACAGAGCCAGAGGCCTCTAGGTTGGCTGTGCTGGGCACCTGCTGCTATCCACAGCTACCCGCCTCCTGGCTGGACCTGAAATCATTCTCAAACTCTGTCTTCCAAGGCCTCACGTGGCTACATTTAACTCCCAGGTTCAAAGTAACTTTGATTACGTATGTCAGCTTCCTGAACGAcaaacctcagtttctccagctgCCTGAGAGTCCCGTTATCAGAagcaggatggggggggggttggctgAGCTCCAAGGACTGGCCGGTCCCACCCTTGGATGACCTGTCCACCACCTGCCCCACAGGCTGCTCACCAAGGACACACCCCAGATGGCCTAGCATGATTACGTCTAGACCTTGGCCTCAGACTGCCTGAGCACCACCTGAGAGGGAGGGCACCATGCAAGTACAGGACGGGACTGGCTACGGAAGACACTGGCCACTCGCCATCCCCACAGGCGACACTGCTGACAGAACCGCTGCTGACCAAGGCTGTCACGGGAGAGGTCACATGCTGCCGGAGGGCGAGGATGTCACCTGGTTGAGTGGCTGGGGCCCAGGCCCACACCTTTGTCCTGCCCGAGACCTGGGTCTGGAGTCACTGTTTACCCCCAGTGtccagccttcctctgcctcttcccttgTCAGGTCCCTAATCCTCCCTGCCATGTCACCTGACTACTTCCTGTCTCATTCCAACACTTGGAAAggccagactggcttcaaactcccctccatcctcttcccGCAGGCTCCGAGGatcgggattacaggtgtgccgcCATCCAAGCCTCACGCCCTGGCCAGCTTTGCCCAGGCCTGAGCTATGTGAGGATCCAGACCACACCTTGCCTCGAGCCTGTGAACCTTCCCCCCACAAACTCAACCTCTCTCTAGGCCCCTCAGCTAGTGTTCCCTACCCACATCCCCTGGGGCAATTTCCCAAGATCCCAGGGCCACACTCAGCTCTCCTGCAGCCTCCCCTGGctgtttcccctttcctccagctCTGTAGTTCCTTCCTGGGCGGGGGTGAGAAcctctctgctgctctctggctGTTCTGCGGATCCTTTTACAGACACCTGCTCTCCCTACAGCGTGCTATGGCTCCTGCAGTCATCTGGTCAACCTCCGAGGTTGGAGGGGAGAAACAGGGTTGGGACAGCCCCACTGAGGCAGCGCCAGCTTCCACACCGGCTCTCCTTATTTCTTggttatttctcttctttcctgagACAGAGGACTAAACTTGAGGTTCGGCACTGGCCAAACAAGCCCTCTTCCACCGAACTACACCTGCAGCCTTTCTACCTCCCAGAGCACAGCAGGGAGTCTGAGGCCGTGTGGGCAACCTGAGACTTCCTCCGCCATCTATGTCATCTCCCCGGAACCTGCTTTTGCACAGGCCCAACAACTCCCTGCCCCCTgccacgacgacgacgacgatgat
The sequence above is drawn from the Peromyscus leucopus breed LL Stock chromosome 1, UCI_PerLeu_2.1, whole genome shotgun sequence genome and encodes:
- the LOC114687713 gene encoding cytochrome c oxidase subunit 6B2 isoform X1; this encodes MPTFPWMLDVEAQMPPPGEWKTPPFDPRFPNQNQTRNCYQNFLDYHRCVKSMSRRGKNTQPCEYYYRVFHSLCPISWVQRWTEQIKQGTFPGKI
- the LOC114687713 gene encoding uncharacterized protein LOC114687713 isoform X2, whose amino-acid sequence is MLKPRCPLRASGKRPPSTRASLTRTRRVTATRIFWALCRLPPVREEHEPPREEHTALRVLLPRVPFPVSHQLGAALDRANQAGDFPGQNLTVHLSAAPLEASAPSDLRPLTPAWVTHLHSVSTPQIKLWCC